Part of the Zhongshania aliphaticivorans genome, AGACCCTCCCTGTATCCGAGTCTGGTGATGTAGTAAGAGACAGGCAGGTAGAGAAGGATCGCACTCAAGAGGCCTGGCGAATAGACACCAATATACGCTGTTGCCCCCATGTGAAACATGCCCGCGCAAAGCTGGTAGAAGTGAAGTAGAGCTGTCCACTTCCTTGGGTGAAGTGTGACTAGGACACTCAGCCCTACGAGTATCCCCATTATTATCAAGTTGTTCTTGACGAATTGTGCAGTGGTGAAACCGCCAGCAAAGTGGGTGCTGGCCCATGCCGCGAATTGCTGAGATTCCTCAAGGATGTGTACGAGATAAGCTAATGGTGCCAACCAGATCGCCTGGCGGTAGGAAAGCCTGCCGAGAAATTTAGGTATTGCATCAACGTTCATATTTTACTCCTTCAGTGGTTATTAGTATGGGGAATAAAAGGTAGCAGCAGGTTCAAGGTGGCGGTGTTGCTGGGAAGTGGCCAGCCGATACTGGTATAGACTCCTTTGGTCAATTTTTCATTGACCATGGAGTTGTAGCAGTAATCTACGCCGACATATTCCTCTGGAACAGTCGGTGCTAGGAATCCCTGAGTTCCTGCTTTTTACCATAGGACGCGGTTTGTTTTCCCTGCCTTTTCCCATGCCGCGTGATAGGGGCAGCTTCTGCATCCAGAAATTTTCGAACTTGATGAAGACAATCACTGTCGCAAAATTAATTCGTGTTTGAGCCACTTGTACGGATCTAGGGAGCATGTTTTATCCCTAACTATTTCAAAGAGAAGTGAGGGGCGATTATATCGCCCGCCATATTATTCAGCTTTGAAAACCAGGCCAGCATTTTCAGTTAGGCGCTTAATCAATTGCTCTCCCATGGCGGCAGCGGGTGTCCAAATACCACCTGGAGTTTGGATGTCGTCCAGTGCCATGGCGAGTGCGCTCTCTGAAATCATGCGCGAAGTGGAACCGTAGCCAGGGTCGCGATCGCCGGCAACAGAGGCGCGAATTTGCTCGCCACTGGCCGTTTCACCGATAAACAATAAGTCGTAGAAGCCGGCTTCCTGCTCTTCTCGGCTGGGACCTTCACCGGGTTTCAGATCATCATTGCTCAGGCTTGGCGTGGCCATCGCCTTAGCGATGGTTTCTCCTTTTTCACCTGGGCCGGTGAGCATCATTTCGGAGTAGGTAAAACCTTCTCCATAGGCGTGCTTTAGCAAGGCGTTAGAGCGGTGGACATTGGGGATATTAATGGTCGCCATCACAAATGGCGCAGCCCAGCTACTGACGTCTTCAACATAGCAAGGTTTGAAACTTTCAGGCTGATCTACGCCCTCGTATCCGGGAACCAGCCCGTAAGGGTTTTTTAGCTGTTTACCAATGGCGGGGTCTTTAGCTGCGGCAACTATGGTGGCTTTCAAGCTGGCCACTGTGCCTCCAGAGGCGATGCCCTGCATGCCACGAACAAGCGCTTTTATATGTTGGGCGGGCTGTCCTGTTTTCTCTTTTGCTAGTGACTGTAGGTAGAAAACACCCAGATCAGATGGAATAGAATCAAAGCCACACGAGAAAACGATGCGAGCGCCACTGGCTTGGGCAGTAGCTTGATGCTGTTCGATCATCGCCCGCATCCAGCTGGGTTCACCACAAAGGTCTACATAATCGGTCCCTGTTTCTGCACAGGCTTTAACCATGAGGGAGCCATAGAGTTGATAGGGGCCCACTGCAGTCAATATGACTGAGGTGCGCTGAACCAAGGCTTTTACTGCTGCCTCGTCGCTGGAATCAGCGGCGATGATCGGTAAGTCGGCGGGTAGGCCGGATTCAGCCACTACGGCGCGGATCTTGTCCTCATTTCGTCCAGCGAGAGCCCACCGCAACTTTCCAGAGTTTCCCTGTTGTGCCGCTATATATTCAGCTATTAGCTGACCGGTAAAACCACTGGCACCGTAGATGATAAGGTCAAATTCGCGCTCTGTTTTCATGTTTTGTAAATCCTTATTAGTAGAATGAATATCCCCAGCGCGGGTCAACTGAAGATCCTGTTTAACATTTGTCTTAGCGGTATGCGTTCTCGTATTCCCTTATTTGCTGGCAACACAAGCTAACATTTTGTATGAATTGGAAAGTTTTCATATTAAACGAGCGAGCGCTCGCTCGTCAAACATTTTTGCGCTATAGTAAGATTGTCTGGAGTAGGGGATTGGCATGACAGCGGGTGTGAGAGAACAAGACAGTTCAGTTGAGTGGCCAGAAGATTTGAGTTTTGCTGCCTATCAACGTGTACTGCCATTAAACAAAAAGAATGTGTATGAATACTTCTTCGAGGCGAACAAGGCTAGCATCAGTGTTCAGAATGCCCGGCTGGCTATTCCAAAACTGGAGATGATTCTCAAGGCCATTTTTAGCATATCAGCCAAGAGGGGGTTTCACGCTATGTCGCTGCGAGATCTCTGTAAGGAAACAGCGCTGAGCATGGGTGGCATGTATAACTACATCAGCAGTAAGGAAGAGCTGGCACGCATGGTGACCGAGTTCGTCGGCATGACGTTTCTTGAGATCAACAACCGCCTACCCATTCCCGACGATGATATAAATGGACAACTGGAAGCACAACTTTGTGCTCGTATTTACATGAGTGAGCTGTTCCGATCATGGTATTTCTTTGTCTATATGGAAACCAAGAATCAGCCAGTTGAATTGATTCAACGCTCACTCGAAGTGGAGCGCAATGCCACTGGTATTATTGAAACCCAGATTGAAAAGGGCATTAAATCGGGTATTTACAAGCCGGTGGACAGTGCATTGGCGGCGGCGGCGCTGGTGTCCATGGTGGAGGAATGGTTCCTCAAGCCCTGGTACTTCCAGGAAAGGGGGACAGATGTGCAGGCGTATGCAGACTTTGTAGTGGGTTCTGCAAGAAGCTTGTTGGGCGTTAGTAAAAGTGGTTTAAAGAACAAGGCTGAGATATGACCCAAGTAAAATAAATGTCCTGATATTGTTCGTAGTCAACTGATAATAACTTTTATACCTACCTTATCTATCGCTGAGTATTCTTTAATGAAAAACACAATTTTATAAATCTTGCCTATCATTGTTAATGAGGCGCGAGAAATGTCGATTAACTTAATGAGGTCGCGACTATCACCAAGGGCAAATTAACAGAGTTTAATCGAACAATTTGATTTACTACCACGCTAAATAATAGGAGCACATTTTGGACACAACACAGTTTAATAATAAGGTCATTCTCATCACCGGCGCCGCGAGTGGTTTCGGAAAAATTATGGCAGAAAAGCTTTCTGTTGCTGGTGCCCAGCTGGTACTAGGAGATATCAATGCTGAGGGCTTGGAGCAGGTTGTCTCGCCACTGCGGGAGGCAGGCGCGGATATTGTCAGTCAGCGCTGCGATGTTACGGTGGAAAGTGACATGGCCACTCTAGTCGAGGCCGCTGTTAATAATTTTGGACGTCTGGATATTGCTGTCAATAACGCGGGCGCTGGCACCGCAATGAAGCTCCTTATCGATATGGATGAAGCCGAGTTTGATTTCAACATAAACGTTAATGCCAAAAGTGTATTCTTTGGAATGAAATACCAGATCAGGCAGATGCTGACACAAGAACAGGGCATCGTACTTAATGTGGCGTCTATGGCTGGTCTGGGCGCCGCCCCCAAACTGTCAGGCTACGGTGCGGCCAAGCACGCGGTGGTCGGTTTGACCAAAACCGCGGCAGTCGAATACGCGCGCAAAGGTATTCGTGTCAATGCCGTGTGCCCGTTCTTTAGCCCCACGCCTTTGGTTACAAATGCTGAATTAGGTGGCATGCAGGATCTTCTTGCTCAGGGTTCCCCAATGAAACGTCTGGGCACGCCTGAAGAGATGGTAGAAGTGATGTTTATGCTCATGTCGCCGGATAACAGTTACATGAATGGCCAGGCTATCGCTGTTGATGGCGGGACTTCTGCCCTATAAAAAACGCGACTAGATTTCATTCAAAATCAGCCGGACTTTAAGCGATATTTTAGATCGCCAAAATGAATTAGGAACAGAAAGCACTATGGATACTTCAACATTATTTTCACTAGAAGGTAAAACAGCACTGGTCACTGGTGGGTCTCGCGGCATAGGACGAATGATTGCTGAAGGCTTTATTGCACAGGGAGCGAAAGTGTATATATCGTCCCGTAAAGCAGATGTTTGTGACGCAGTGGCCAAAGAATTGGGCCCCAATTGTATTTCCCTGCCACAGGACGTGAGTACAGTTGACGGTTGTAAGGCATTGGCGTCAAGCTTTGCAGAGGCAGAATCCAAATTGGATATCCTGGTCAACAACGCGGGTGCGGCCTGGGGTATGCCCTTTGAGGAATTCACCGAAGCCGGCTGGGATAAAGTGATGGACCTTAATATCAAATCACCTTTTTTCTTGCTTCAAGCACTTCACAATTCATTGAAGGCTGCGGCTAGTGCCAGCCAACCAGCCAAAGTGATTAACATTACCTCCATCGATGGCCAACGTTTGAATCCCTGGGATACCTACAGCTATCAAGCCTCTAAATCGGCGCTTATTTACCTCACAAAACGTCTAGCCGCACGCCTTGTTAAGGATCAAATCAATGTGACATCAATCGCCCCAGGTGCTTTTCCATCGGAAATGAACCGCGCTGCACGAGATCATGCCGCTGATGTATCGAATAGTATTCCCTGTGGCCGTGTCGGTGTTGCTGAAGACATGGCGGGTTCCGCAATCTACCTTGCCAGCCGAGCTGGTGATTACGTAATTGGTGATACTATCACCGTGGATGGCGGTATGGTTCATGCCGCGCTGGGAACGGGTATCGATGCTTGATGGGCCGATGATTTATAATTGATCTTTAGACAACACCATGTAAATTGTATAGCCCCAAATTTTAGGCTACTCCGCCATTCATTTTGAAACGACCTTCACGGCCAAGCGGATGTGTGGATAGTCTTGGGGCTATTGAGTGGTCAATGGGCTTTAAGATGATCGCAGTTAAAATTTATTTGAGGGACGGTTGCTCTGATCGGTTTATGATTCGTAGCTAACCTCAAAAATCAAAATTGCGGTGATCTATTCTTTACTTCTACTGAGATTCCAGTCTAGTTTTCAAACCAAAATGGTACTCCCAAGGTAGCCGTATTGTGTTTGTAAAAATTGAGATAAAATCTATAAAAGCACTGTCGTCTGAATTTACAAGTATGTTGAGGAATCCACTATTTTACCGATAAGCCAAGTTATCAGCAGAATTTTATATATTCTAAGTAATGAGAATAAGCTGGTATTGCAGGCAGAACCAGGAGCAGGGAAATCTACAGCTCTGCCATTAAGCCTATTAGATGTTAGTTGGCTTAAAGGGAAAAAAATTATTATGTTGGAACCGCGGCGTATGGCTGCCAAGTCTATAGCGCACTATTTGGCCGGCCAATTAGGAGAAAAGGTAGGTCAACGGGTTGGCTATCAGATAAAAAATGATAGAACGGTATCGAAAGAAACCGTTCTGGAAGTCGTAACTGAGGGGATACTGACTAGAAGGCTGCAAGGTGATCCGGAAATAGACGATATCGGTTTGATTATTTTCGATGAGTTTCATGAAAGATCACTTCATGGCGATCTTTCCTTACTTCTTGCCCTGGAAATACAGCAAACGATTCGA contains:
- a CDS encoding saccharopine dehydrogenase family protein — encoded protein: MKTEREFDLIIYGASGFTGQLIAEYIAAQQGNSGKLRWALAGRNEDKIRAVVAESGLPADLPIIAADSSDEAAVKALVQRTSVILTAVGPYQLYGSLMVKACAETGTDYVDLCGEPSWMRAMIEQHQATAQASGARIVFSCGFDSIPSDLGVFYLQSLAKEKTGQPAQHIKALVRGMQGIASGGTVASLKATIVAAAKDPAIGKQLKNPYGLVPGYEGVDQPESFKPCYVEDVSSWAAPFVMATINIPNVHRSNALLKHAYGEGFTYSEMMLTGPGEKGETIAKAMATPSLSNDDLKPGEGPSREEQEAGFYDLLFIGETASGEQIRASVAGDRDPGYGSTSRMISESALAMALDDIQTPGGIWTPAAAMGEQLIKRLTENAGLVFKAE
- a CDS encoding SDR family oxidoreductase → MDTSTLFSLEGKTALVTGGSRGIGRMIAEGFIAQGAKVYISSRKADVCDAVAKELGPNCISLPQDVSTVDGCKALASSFAEAESKLDILVNNAGAAWGMPFEEFTEAGWDKVMDLNIKSPFFLLQALHNSLKAAASASQPAKVINITSIDGQRLNPWDTYSYQASKSALIYLTKRLAARLVKDQINVTSIAPGAFPSEMNRAARDHAADVSNSIPCGRVGVAEDMAGSAIYLASRAGDYVIGDTITVDGGMVHAALGTGIDA
- a CDS encoding HXXEE domain-containing protein, whose product is MNVDAIPKFLGRLSYRQAIWLAPLAYLVHILEESQQFAAWASTHFAGGFTTAQFVKNNLIIMGILVGLSVLVTLHPRKWTALLHFYQLCAGMFHMGATAYIGVYSPGLLSAILLYLPVSYYITRLGYREGLLPNVPALVVLVLAGLGHALFVYSQLFTLDLRL
- a CDS encoding SDR family NAD(P)-dependent oxidoreductase → MDTTQFNNKVILITGAASGFGKIMAEKLSVAGAQLVLGDINAEGLEQVVSPLREAGADIVSQRCDVTVESDMATLVEAAVNNFGRLDIAVNNAGAGTAMKLLIDMDEAEFDFNINVNAKSVFFGMKYQIRQMLTQEQGIVLNVASMAGLGAAPKLSGYGAAKHAVVGLTKTAAVEYARKGIRVNAVCPFFSPTPLVTNAELGGMQDLLAQGSPMKRLGTPEEMVEVMFMLMSPDNSYMNGQAIAVDGGTSAL
- a CDS encoding TetR/AcrR family transcriptional regulator, with the translated sequence MTAGVREQDSSVEWPEDLSFAAYQRVLPLNKKNVYEYFFEANKASISVQNARLAIPKLEMILKAIFSISAKRGFHAMSLRDLCKETALSMGGMYNYISSKEELARMVTEFVGMTFLEINNRLPIPDDDINGQLEAQLCARIYMSELFRSWYFFVYMETKNQPVELIQRSLEVERNATGIIETQIEKGIKSGIYKPVDSALAAAALVSMVEEWFLKPWYFQERGTDVQAYADFVVGSARSLLGVSKSGLKNKAEI